Below is a genomic region from Candidatus Obscuribacterales bacterium.
GTTTAGAGTGCTTGATGGAGCAGGTGCCGGCTACAATTATCACAATGCCCCCTATCCAGGCATCAAAGATGGATTCGACTATGCATCTGGTGCTAGCGGTGTTCGCTTCGTCGATTATTTCGATCAAGCACCACCACCAACACCCCCGCCACCGCCACCACCACCTCCTCCTCCAACACCCCCGCCGCCACCTCCGGCACCTGCTCCTGCTCCGGCGCCAATTTCCACTCCAACTCCAACGCCAACTCCGCGACCGAGCCCGGTGCCAACGCCGACACCGACGCCGTCTATTGCTCCTCCGGCACCAACTCCACAACAGCCGCCAAGTGCTGCTCCGCCGCCACCAAGCAACGTGTGGCACCCTCCAGCTTCACCTACTCCGCCACCACCTCCGCCGGCTGCACCAACGCCGGCTGCACCAACGCCGCCGGCGCCACCACCGCCAACGTCATATTCGCCGCCTCCCTCGCTCATATTTATTGCGGCAATTCAAGGCAGCGCTGTCGACTCATCTGTCCCCGGAGGAGGCGTTATCCGTTTCGTGCGCTGCGACACATCGCCGTTTCCGGATGGCAACATAACTGGACAACCAACATACCAGTCGCAAGCAGCTCTCTTTGGCATAGGCAGCCAGACTAACCATTGGAATGTCACCGCTCGCGATCTAAACGGCAACCCGGATGGCGATCATTTCAGTACGCTCGGTACTCGTGCCTCTGACTGGTGTACTGATCCAAAATACGGTGCTATGTTCTCTTCGGGAAATTTCCAGGCTAATACTGTTAGATCTTGTCCACTGTTGGGCGTAGAATGGAAAATCCATCAGTAAGAGCTAACAATTACTGCTGATTGCCAGTCTTTGCAAATGCTTTCGAGCGTTTTCATCGTCTGTGGATCTTCACTAATGTGCCCGACGACGGAATACTTGCGGTCCAGATGCGGCGACTCGCCGAGTATAAGGCACATCGAAGAAGCGCCGGAATTCTCGTCCTTTACTTGCCGGGCAATACTTATTGCATATTTTCTATGATGTTCGTTTGCTTCCAAAGGCAGACGTCTCAGTTGCTTTCGCAGATCAGGTGACATCGGAATTTGTCCTTTTGCCTTGTCCTCAGCAGCGGCAACTTGCAATAAAAAGCCGGGCTGGAATGCGGCAAATCGTGTGCCGTTAAATCCACCATGAGTCAACAATTTATAGAGTTGTGTCACCGAACAGGGCGCAACATTCGCATCAAACACAAGTTTCATCTTGCCGCGGTTCGTCTTTAAAACAACTGTCTTTTCGCCTTTTAAAAGTGGTCCATCTTTAGCCTTATCAAACAGTGGATACACCGTTCCACTAGTTACGGCATTCGACGACTCCTTGCTGCAAACTACGCCGCAGTAAGCTGCCTTCGAGTCCGGCAACGCCCACGCCGGTCTGCGAAAATTTGTGTCTTCAAAAAACATGCCGACCGCAATCATTGAATCCAATGCAGTCGGCAGCGGATTGTTGTAGGTACCTTCAACTTCATAGTTGCCGTTCTTGGGAAATACGATGGCATCTTTCGGTTTTATCAATTCAATATCGACAAGCTCAAGACCTGGTTTAGTCTTAGTCTTGACGTTCGCCGTAAACATTTTCTGCTTGGTGCCACCATCGCAACGCGTAATGGAAACATCCATGCAGCAGGGGTGTATGTGCGTCCAGGCAAAACGCAGTTTTTGATCACACTGAGAAAAGATAGGGTCTAAGTCATTGACCGAGCTTTTATACGTATGTAGCCCCGGAGGCACCACCCAGTGTCCGGAAATTACACGACCGGATCTATCAGGACTGACACCGCCTGTGACATTATTCGGTGCATTGACGGCAAAAGCCTGCACATCACATGACGGATGGCGTTTTAAATCATCTTTTTTTGCGTCCTCGAAATTTCTATCAACGATTACTTGAACAAAAGGTACTCGACCATATAAAGCAGTCACTGGATAAACCAGATCCGAGTCTTTGACGAAATAGAAAGTAGCTTTATGTTTTAGACGTCGATGCTCGTTGCTGGTTCTGTTAGCCGCCTGAAAAGTCACACGGAAAGATTCATCACTAGCAAGAGGAACAGCAAAACCATTCGGGAAAATAATTTTGGTTTGTCCTTGCGTAATCGTGATCAGTCGATCATTATTCCAGCGCTCGCCCTCCGTAAAAAGCATATTGTGATCAACAAACGAAAAATCCAAATTCGTATGACAAATAAACTCCGCACTCGGCATAGTATTGCCATGCTCATCAATAACTTCAACCTTGAGACCTTTGAACCAATAGAGTTCCCTCTTGTCACTCATCGAGCCTTTGAGGTCACTTAGCTCTTCTCCAAAAGGCGGCAAACTCGATTTGCCGTTCATCAACGGCGCCGGTCCGTTTTCATACTCGACATAATGGATGTGGTTGTCCGGCACTGTCGCCGTGCCCGAAGCGATTAATTCGCCAATTTTAAATTTAGCCACCGCCCAAGGACCTTCCATGGAGCGGTACTTTCTATGAATGTCGAATGTCCCGACAGTGACTTCGCAACCAATGACCGGACCTTCGCTAATACCCTCGTTGCTTTTAGGACCAGCCGGCTTAGGACTTAGAAAAGCCCGGATTTGACTGGATTCCGGCCAACTCACCAAAGCTAAACCCAGCCCCGCAACAAGTACAAGGACAATTGCCCAGTTTGTTTTCCGATTGATTTTCATTGGGACCTTAAGCTGTCTACCATCATTATTATGCCCTAGAGGCAAAACAGACTATATTAGGTAGGCATTGCGCGATGCCAACACCCTGACATCACGCCTAGAAAAGCTTACTGGACGGACGATTCGGGGCCGCAGGTCCAGTGCCCCCAGCCGGTGTGTTAATCTAGTTAAGTGCACAGTCCAATTTGCACTAGATGCGGGTGTCTTTTCATGACCGGCAGAATCTTAGTTCAGAGCAAAAAGCCAGTTCAGGCAACTATGGCCGCACTGGCAGTTCTGCTTTTTGTTCTCTGCCAATTTACTTGCACCATGTTCGACCCTTACTCGTCTGAGTTGGGATCGCAAACAAAGCTGCAAGCCCGCAACCATCCGTTTCATTGTGTAATCAAGCACGCTGTTAACCACAGTCAAAACCAAATTCGTGTTCAACGAGATTTCAAAGTCATTCCGTTGGCGGAAAGCTTCGTCAATGATACGGTCTGCATTTTTACGCAAGTGCAATTAATTGATGAGTTGGCTCATCGATTCAGCAAAGCTATCACTTACAAACTTTGGCTTATTTATTGTTATCTACTAATTTGACCCGCAGCAGTCTGAACGCTCAATAGTTTTTCAAAGTAGCAACAATATAGATCAGCTCGGAGTAGAGAGATATGACCACGTCTACAACTGTAACTAAGCAGCCACGCTTTGGCCTTGATATGCCTTTCCTATTGCAAGAATGGAAAGACATGTTCAAAGGCAAAACAATGATGCCGGACATCTGGGCC
It encodes:
- a CDS encoding peptidylprolyl isomerase yields the protein MKINRKTNWAIVLVLVAGLGLALVSWPESSQIRAFLSPKPAGPKSNEGISEGPVIGCEVTVGTFDIHRKYRSMEGPWAVAKFKIGELIASGTATVPDNHIHYVEYENGPAPLMNGKSSLPPFGEELSDLKGSMSDKRELYWFKGLKVEVIDEHGNTMPSAEFICHTNLDFSFVDHNMLFTEGERWNNDRLITITQGQTKIIFPNGFAVPLASDESFRVTFQAANRTSNEHRRLKHKATFYFVKDSDLVYPVTALYGRVPFVQVIVDRNFEDAKKDDLKRHPSCDVQAFAVNAPNNVTGGVSPDRSGRVISGHWVVPPGLHTYKSSVNDLDPIFSQCDQKLRFAWTHIHPCCMDVSITRCDGGTKQKMFTANVKTKTKPGLELVDIELIKPKDAIVFPKNGNYEVEGTYNNPLPTALDSMIAVGMFFEDTNFRRPAWALPDSKAAYCGVVCSKESSNAVTSGTVYPLFDKAKDGPLLKGEKTVVLKTNRGKMKLVFDANVAPCSVTQLYKLLTHGGFNGTRFAAFQPGFLLQVAAAEDKAKGQIPMSPDLRKQLRRLPLEANEHHRKYAISIARQVKDENSGASSMCLILGESPHLDRKYSVVGHISEDPQTMKTLESICKDWQSAVIVSSY